In one Nocardia tengchongensis genomic region, the following are encoded:
- a CDS encoding GTP cyclohydrolase: MAAHADGAEAYPVSAILERIRREFSATILGRRSDARFRDTDNPDLLGTYHSLMGAGPAKSVSRQAMWASLDHASHRITRKGQQMRVRVTGLPTDIEAGHILAFGSIEDDCLVRIHSQCLYGESLAFQDCDCGPQLERSLDLIQAAGSGILVYLNQEGRGYGLLAKARGYEISEKNRLDTYDSYLSLGYTEDKRDYTLAAQTLAKLGLSSIQLMTNNPHKLQAVRDADIHATVIPLRTPPRTLREADYQAAKRRHGHWLPTDDPPWSPDL; encoded by the coding sequence GTGGCGGCACACGCGGACGGAGCCGAAGCCTACCCGGTCTCGGCGATCCTGGAGCGCATCCGGAGAGAATTTTCGGCCACCATTCTGGGCCGCCGCAGTGACGCCCGGTTCCGCGATACGGACAATCCGGACCTTCTCGGGACCTACCATTCACTGATGGGTGCGGGGCCGGCGAAAAGCGTTAGCCGACAGGCGATGTGGGCCAGCCTCGATCACGCCAGTCATCGGATCACTCGCAAGGGCCAACAGATGCGCGTGCGGGTGACAGGCCTGCCGACCGATATCGAAGCCGGGCATATTCTGGCCTTCGGGTCCATCGAGGACGACTGTCTGGTCCGCATCCATTCGCAGTGCCTCTACGGTGAGTCGCTGGCGTTTCAGGACTGCGACTGCGGGCCCCAGCTCGAGCGCTCGCTCGATCTGATCCAGGCCGCCGGGTCGGGCATCCTCGTCTACCTCAACCAGGAGGGCCGCGGCTACGGACTTCTGGCCAAGGCCCGCGGTTACGAGATCAGCGAGAAGAACCGCCTCGACACCTACGACAGCTACCTGTCGCTCGGCTACACCGAGGACAAACGCGACTACACCCTTGCCGCGCAGACGCTCGCCAAACTCGGGCTGTCGTCGATCCAGTTGATGACCAACAATCCGCACAAACTGCAAGCGGTTCGCGACGCCGATATCCACGCCACCGTGATCCCGCTACGCACACCACCGCGGACGCTGCGCGAAGCCGACTATCAAGCGGCGAAGCGCCGCCATGGACATTGGTTGCCGACCGACGATCCGCCCTGGTCACCAGATCTCTAG
- a CDS encoding TetR/AcrR family transcriptional regulator, translating into MGTREDLLAAAKQCLAERGYARTTVRDIVAASGANLAAINYHFGTRDRLLNQAMLEATAAAVSHILDSLPAADSGDASARLNTFWQRLIDSFTGDRVIWAANVESMAQAMHSPTLRAEIGAAQEQARTGLSADLGGGDPAVGAVLQTLIAGLLVQYLIDPEHAPAAEDLAAGLRGLADRSATE; encoded by the coding sequence GTGGGAACCCGTGAAGACCTGCTGGCCGCCGCCAAGCAATGCCTGGCCGAGCGCGGCTACGCCCGCACCACCGTGCGCGACATCGTCGCCGCGTCCGGGGCCAATCTGGCGGCCATCAACTACCACTTCGGCACCCGCGATCGACTGCTGAACCAGGCCATGCTCGAGGCCACCGCCGCCGCGGTCTCCCACATCCTCGACTCGTTGCCCGCCGCCGACTCCGGCGACGCGTCCGCGCGCCTGAACACCTTCTGGCAGCGGCTGATCGACTCCTTCACCGGCGACCGCGTGATCTGGGCCGCCAATGTCGAATCGATGGCCCAGGCCATGCACTCCCCCACCCTGCGCGCGGAAATCGGTGCGGCACAGGAACAGGCGCGCACGGGACTGTCGGCCGACCTCGGCGGCGGCGACCCGGCCGTCGGCGCGGTCCTGCAAACCCTGATCGCGGGCCTGCTCGTGCAATACCTGATCGACCCCGAGCACGCGCCCGCCGCCGAAGACCTCGCGGCCGGACTGCGCGGCCTCGCCGACCGCTCGGCCACCGAGTAG
- a CDS encoding quinone-dependent dihydroorotate dehydrogenase has translation MYALLLKTMFLLQPERIHHLAFAAMRLATRFTPGRKLTGALLVADDPILRTRVFGVDFPAPLGLAAGFDKNADGVDAWGPLGFGYAEIGTVTAQAQPGNPAPRLFRLPADRALINRMGFNNFGAAAAAEHLAHRLPGGVPIGANIGKTKVVEPEDAASDYAISAKLLGPLADFMVVNVSSPNTPGLRDLQAVTSLRPILQAVLDTVTVPVLVKIAPDLSDEDIDAVADLAVELGLAGIVATNTTIRRDGLATPAAEVEPIGAGGLSGAPVADRSLEVLRRLYARVGDKLALISVGGIETADQAWTRILAGASLLQGYTGFIYGGPLWAKHIHQGLAAKLREHGYSSLSEAVGAEHRA, from the coding sequence CTGTACGCCCTGCTGCTGAAGACGATGTTCCTGCTCCAGCCGGAACGCATCCACCATCTGGCTTTCGCCGCGATGCGGCTGGCGACCCGGTTCACACCGGGCCGCAAGCTCACCGGTGCGCTGCTGGTGGCCGACGATCCGATCCTGCGCACCCGCGTGTTCGGCGTGGATTTCCCCGCGCCGCTGGGTCTGGCCGCCGGCTTCGACAAGAACGCCGACGGCGTCGACGCGTGGGGCCCGCTGGGTTTCGGTTACGCCGAGATCGGCACCGTCACCGCCCAGGCCCAGCCCGGCAATCCCGCGCCGCGGCTGTTCCGCCTGCCCGCGGACCGGGCGCTCATCAACCGTATGGGGTTCAACAACTTCGGTGCCGCCGCGGCCGCCGAGCACCTGGCGCACCGCCTGCCCGGCGGGGTGCCGATCGGGGCGAACATCGGCAAGACCAAGGTCGTCGAGCCCGAGGACGCGGCCTCCGATTACGCGATCTCGGCGAAACTGCTGGGCCCGCTGGCCGATTTCATGGTCGTCAACGTCAGCTCCCCCAACACCCCCGGCCTGCGTGACCTGCAAGCGGTCACCTCGCTGCGCCCGATCCTGCAGGCGGTCCTCGATACCGTCACCGTCCCGGTGCTGGTCAAGATCGCCCCCGACCTGTCCGACGAGGACATCGATGCCGTCGCCGACCTCGCCGTCGAGCTGGGCCTGGCCGGCATCGTCGCCACCAACACCACCATCCGCCGCGACGGCCTGGCCACCCCCGCCGCCGAGGTGGAACCCATTGGCGCGGGCGGCCTCTCGGGCGCCCCGGTCGCCGATCGCTCCCTCGAGGTCCTGCGCCGCCTCTACGCCCGCGTCGGCGACAAACTGGCCCTGATCTCCGTCGGCGGCATCGAAACCGCCGACCAGGCCTGGACCCGCATCCTGGCCGGCGCCTCCCTGCTGCAGGGCTACACCGGCTTCATCTACGGCGGCCCCCTGTGGGCCAAGCACATCCACCAGGGCCTGGCCGCCAAGCTCCGCGAACACGGCTACTCGAGCCTCTCCGAAGCCGTCGGCGCCGAACACCGCGCCTGA
- a CDS encoding GTP cyclohydrolase II: MSVADESIAVADLANWQKLARTSHLLARKGAEMRVRVHSIPGRDGGHALIFGDIERVTAPLVRIHSRCLYGDALQSDDCDCGPELDQAMDMIQRADAGVLLYLEQEGRGAGLEVKAEGLRVAQNEGHDTYSAYVALGHQPDYREFDTATRFLAENLGLRSVRLLTNNQDKVDALQIGDIAVTRVPLITEPRSRRAREYMEVKRTHRGHLLPPMSFHRIGRLADPVFLTLAVTVTAAAIYWAPRPLAVAAFILMVAIVQAWHPARTSVRLRLRAWRRKLTQRPQATPSR, encoded by the coding sequence GTGAGCGTTGCGGACGAGTCGATTGCTGTTGCGGATCTGGCGAATTGGCAGAAACTCGCCCGAACCAGTCACCTGCTCGCCCGCAAAGGCGCAGAGATGCGGGTTCGAGTGCATTCGATCCCCGGACGCGACGGCGGCCACGCCCTCATCTTCGGCGATATCGAACGCGTCACCGCCCCGTTGGTGCGCATCCACTCCCGCTGCCTCTACGGCGACGCTCTGCAGTCCGACGACTGCGACTGTGGACCGGAACTCGACCAGGCCATGGATATGATCCAACGCGCCGATGCCGGCGTACTGCTCTACCTCGAACAAGAAGGCCGCGGCGCCGGTCTGGAGGTCAAGGCCGAGGGCCTGCGCGTCGCCCAGAACGAGGGCCACGACACGTATTCCGCCTATGTCGCTCTGGGGCACCAGCCCGACTACCGAGAGTTCGACACCGCCACCCGCTTCCTCGCCGAAAACCTCGGCCTGCGCTCGGTCCGCTTGCTGACCAACAACCAAGACAAGGTGGACGCCCTGCAGATCGGTGATATCGCCGTTACTCGCGTGCCTCTGATCACCGAACCCCGTAGCCGCCGCGCGCGAGAGTATATGGAAGTCAAGCGAACCCACCGCGGCCACCTGCTGCCGCCCATGTCGTTCCATCGCATCGGCAGACTGGCCGATCCTGTCTTCCTGACCCTCGCGGTGACGGTGACCGCTGCCGCGATCTACTGGGCCCCACGCCCACTCGCCGTGGCGGCCTTCATCCTGATGGTCGCCATCGTCCAGGCTTGGCACCCAGCCCGCACCTCGGTACGGCTCCGACTGCGGGCTTGGCGTCGCAAACTCACCCAACGCCCGCAGGCAACACCGTCTCGGTAA
- a CDS encoding CBS domain-containing protein, whose translation MTTARDIMKPGAQWISQDETVADAARIMDELDVGSVIVADPNERMVGIITDRDIAVKCVAQGRDPGATRALELCEATPRWVAANADISEVLDSMGSYRIKRMPVIDAKKRMVGMISEADLAQHLDQKELSEFVTAIYGRP comes from the coding sequence GTGACCACGGCACGAGACATCATGAAACCCGGCGCACAGTGGATATCGCAGGACGAGACCGTCGCCGACGCGGCACGCATCATGGACGAACTCGATGTGGGATCGGTGATCGTCGCCGATCCGAACGAGCGAATGGTCGGCATCATCACCGACCGCGACATCGCGGTGAAATGCGTCGCACAGGGGCGTGACCCCGGCGCCACGCGGGCGCTGGAACTGTGCGAGGCCACCCCGCGCTGGGTGGCCGCCAACGCCGACATCAGCGAGGTGCTCGACTCGATGGGGAGCTACCGGATCAAACGCATGCCGGTGATCGACGCCAAGAAGCGGATGGTCGGAATGATCAGTGAGGCCGACCTCGCCCAGCACCTCGATCAGAAGGAGCTCAGCGAGTTCGTCACGGCCATCTACGGAAGGCCCTGA
- a CDS encoding YbhB/YbcL family Raf kinase inhibitor-like protein: MPDYSYNPYAALPQLPEFTLTSTDISEGKPLALDQVSALAGAGGADISPQLSWSGFPAETKSFTVTMYDPDAPTASGFWHWVLANVPVTTTSLETGQASKGGSLPAGALHLRNDAGLHEYTGAFPPAGHGAHRYFVVVHAVGVERLEVDEHASPAYLGFNLFMNAIGRATLIGTHEQK; this comes from the coding sequence GTGCCCGACTATTCGTACAATCCGTACGCCGCGCTGCCGCAGCTGCCGGAATTCACTCTGACCTCCACCGACATCAGCGAAGGCAAGCCGCTGGCGCTCGATCAGGTCAGCGCGCTGGCCGGTGCGGGCGGAGCCGATATCTCCCCGCAGCTGAGCTGGTCCGGATTCCCGGCCGAGACCAAGAGTTTCACCGTCACCATGTACGACCCGGACGCGCCGACCGCCTCCGGGTTCTGGCACTGGGTGCTGGCCAACGTGCCGGTCACCACCACCAGCCTCGAGACGGGGCAGGCCAGCAAGGGCGGCTCGCTGCCGGCCGGGGCGCTGCACCTGCGCAATGACGCCGGGCTGCACGAGTACACGGGCGCGTTCCCGCCCGCCGGGCACGGCGCGCACCGGTATTTCGTCGTGGTGCACGCGGTGGGTGTGGAGCGGCTCGAGGTCGACGAGCACGCCTCGCCCGCCTACCTGGGGTTCAACCTGTTCATGAACGCCATCGGGCGCGCTACCCTGATCGGCACGCACGAGCAGAAGTAG
- a CDS encoding carbohydrate kinase family protein has protein sequence MMQPNLGSSGADTAAQDNDVRAVRDTLLQLRKRWAMGGDRDRSVDLGALLGLVIVRRVAHLTGCDPKAALPEALRYIASGLEPADRLIVDAELNLSMLADQLPAPIADELYGPELGQRRDSLALHWVVLHEQLGVPVAQVPRNNRALRGRREEEAFTALARGLTLESVVAADRIPRATTRPSAVVIGDAAWDRICTVDVLPQAGDSLYGEFSEHPGGKGLNRAVALARLGVDARLFAAVGDDDKAGLIVEYLQARGVDTSLVRARRGATPTAAVTVAKDGGNYSVAGKDDRIRFDARDIADIPITRALVHADAVLLTFEQNVEVLTAVADAIADREIRPWLFVSATPPPKRFPARLPDYLRTVDYLIASVGELAALRPDTETADIAAQLVKHGVGSVVVLHGLSCAMYSDENPGVEPVWATIQTDRPDAPGTSSAFASAFIARLMTQPRAVDPDQRRRIGRANLEWAAAAIPARAAKEKSIPDSMPTREAINATLDAS, from the coding sequence ATGATGCAGCCGAACCTGGGAAGCAGTGGAGCCGACACGGCCGCGCAGGACAACGACGTGCGCGCCGTGCGTGACACCCTGCTGCAATTGCGCAAGCGCTGGGCCATGGGCGGCGACCGCGACCGCTCGGTGGACCTGGGAGCCCTGCTCGGCCTGGTGATCGTCCGCCGCGTCGCCCACCTCACCGGCTGCGATCCGAAAGCCGCACTGCCCGAGGCGTTGCGCTACATCGCGAGCGGTCTGGAACCAGCCGACCGCCTGATCGTCGACGCCGAGCTGAACCTGTCCATGCTGGCCGATCAGCTGCCCGCACCGATCGCCGACGAGCTCTACGGGCCCGAGCTGGGTCAGCGCCGGGACAGCCTCGCCCTGCACTGGGTGGTGTTGCACGAGCAGCTGGGCGTGCCCGTCGCCCAGGTGCCACGCAACAATCGCGCCCTGCGCGGACGGCGCGAAGAGGAAGCCTTCACCGCGTTGGCGCGAGGACTCACCCTCGAGTCCGTCGTTGCCGCCGACCGTATTCCGCGTGCGACGACCCGGCCCAGTGCCGTGGTGATCGGCGACGCCGCCTGGGATCGAATCTGCACCGTCGATGTGCTGCCCCAGGCTGGGGACTCGCTCTACGGGGAGTTCTCCGAGCACCCTGGAGGCAAGGGGCTGAACCGGGCGGTCGCGCTGGCCAGGCTGGGGGTCGACGCGCGGCTGTTCGCCGCGGTCGGCGACGACGACAAGGCCGGGCTGATCGTCGAGTACCTACAGGCACGTGGCGTCGACACCAGCCTGGTTCGTGCGCGACGCGGCGCGACACCGACCGCGGCGGTGACCGTCGCCAAGGACGGTGGGAACTACTCGGTGGCGGGCAAGGACGACCGGATCCGGTTCGATGCCAGGGACATCGCCGATATCCCGATTACCCGTGCTCTCGTTCATGCCGATGCGGTGCTGTTGACCTTCGAGCAGAACGTCGAGGTGCTCACCGCGGTCGCCGACGCGATCGCCGACCGAGAGATTCGGCCGTGGCTGTTCGTCAGCGCCACCCCGCCACCGAAACGATTCCCGGCCCGCTTGCCCGACTATCTCAGGACCGTCGACTACCTGATCGCCTCGGTCGGCGAGCTCGCCGCGCTGCGACCCGACACCGAGACTGCCGACATCGCCGCGCAATTGGTGAAACACGGGGTCGGGTCGGTCGTGGTCCTGCACGGCCTCAGCTGTGCCATGTACTCGGACGAGAATCCGGGGGTCGAGCCGGTATGGGCGACCATCCAAACCGACCGGCCTGATGCGCCCGGAACGTCATCGGCGTTCGCTTCGGCGTTCATCGCCCGGCTGATGACCCAGCCGCGCGCTGTCGACCCCGACCAACGCAGGCGGATCGGGCGTGCCAACCTCGAATGGGCCGCGGCCGCGATTCCCGCGCGCGCCGCGAAAGAGAAGAGCATCCCCGACTCCATGCCGACCCGTGAGGCGATCAACGCGACTCTGGACGCGTCCTAG
- a CDS encoding M20/M25/M40 family metallo-hydrolase, giving the protein MSETAETHTPRAVSEVVDLVSALIRFDTSNTGELETTKGERECAQWVAEQLEAAGYETEYVESGAPGRGNVFARLRGADSSRGALMMHGHLDVVPAEASDWSVHPFSGAVRDGYVWGRGAIDMKDMVGMMLAVARQFKIEGTVPPRDIVWAFVADEENGGRWGSQWLVEHRPDLFEGVTEAVGEVGGFSLTVPRPDGEERRLYLVETAEKGLGWMRLRAKARAGHGSFLHEDNAVTILSQAVARLGTHTFPLVVSDSVAEFLAAVSEESGLEFDPTAPGIEDQLAKLGTIARIIGATLRDTANPTMLQAGYKANVIPQTAEAVVDCRVVPGRQAEFEKEVDALIGPDVEREWITKLDSYETTFDGHLVDAMNDAILAHDPAGRTVPYMLSGGTDAKAFAKLGIRCFGFAPLRLPPELDFSALFHGVDERVPVEALEFGTRVLEHFLLHS; this is encoded by the coding sequence GTGTCCGAAACCGCCGAAACCCACACCCCCCGTGCCGTGTCGGAAGTCGTGGACCTGGTCAGCGCGCTGATCCGGTTCGACACCTCCAATACCGGCGAACTGGAAACCACCAAGGGCGAGCGTGAATGCGCGCAGTGGGTGGCCGAGCAACTCGAGGCCGCCGGGTACGAGACCGAATACGTCGAATCCGGGGCGCCGGGCCGCGGCAACGTGTTCGCGCGACTGCGCGGCGCGGACTCCTCGCGCGGCGCGCTGATGATGCACGGGCATCTGGACGTGGTGCCCGCCGAGGCCTCCGACTGGAGCGTGCACCCGTTCTCCGGGGCGGTCCGCGACGGCTACGTGTGGGGTCGCGGCGCCATCGACATGAAGGACATGGTCGGCATGATGCTGGCCGTCGCCCGCCAGTTCAAGATCGAGGGCACCGTCCCGCCGCGCGACATCGTGTGGGCGTTCGTCGCCGACGAGGAGAACGGCGGACGCTGGGGCAGTCAGTGGCTGGTCGAGCACCGCCCCGATCTGTTCGAGGGCGTCACCGAGGCCGTCGGCGAGGTCGGCGGGTTCTCGCTGACGGTGCCGCGCCCCGACGGCGAGGAACGCCGGCTGTATCTGGTGGAGACCGCCGAGAAGGGCCTGGGTTGGATGCGGTTGCGCGCCAAGGCCCGGGCCGGGCACGGCTCGTTCCTGCACGAGGACAACGCGGTGACGATTCTGTCGCAGGCGGTGGCGCGGCTGGGCACCCACACCTTCCCGCTGGTGGTCTCCGATTCGGTGGCCGAATTCCTGGCCGCGGTCTCGGAGGAGTCGGGTCTCGAATTCGATCCCACCGCACCGGGAATCGAGGATCAGCTGGCCAAGCTGGGCACCATCGCCCGCATCATCGGCGCGACCCTGCGCGACACCGCCAACCCCACCATGCTGCAGGCCGGCTACAAGGCCAACGTGATCCCGCAGACCGCCGAGGCGGTCGTCGACTGCCGCGTGGTGCCCGGCCGCCAAGCCGAATTCGAGAAGGAGGTCGACGCGCTCATCGGCCCGGACGTGGAGCGCGAGTGGATCACCAAACTCGACTCCTACGAGACCACCTTCGACGGGCACCTCGTCGACGCCATGAACGACGCCATCCTGGCCCACGACCCGGCCGGGCGCACCGTGCCCTACATGCTCTCGGGCGGCACCGACGCGAAAGCCTTCGCCAAGCTCGGAATTCGCTGCTTCGGGTTCGCGCCGCTGCGACTGCCGCCGGAACTGGACTTCTCGGCCCTGTTCCACGGGGTCGACGAGCGGGTTCCGGTGGAGGCGCTCGAATTCGGCACCCGCGTGCTGGAACACTTCCTGTTGCACAGCTGA
- a CDS encoding MMPL family transporter, which translates to MTVDDEPVRGAVAAELTRLRTEHPDRILKIDSYWDGALMGQFADPSRTHAFASIGLRGDGGTDTVNNYLAIKNEFHAGTAGSGPGGTTVQLAGLQPVVEGINTGMQRDIERAELIALPLVAILLYFVFGGVVGALLPVLIGGMTILGSQGIMRLLTNHLQVNVFASAVVTLVSLGLAIDYGLFAVTRFREELAAGRSVEEATARTIATAGRTVLFSAAIIAVSLGALFIYPNGVLRSVPLGGISSVLLAAVLSVTALPAVLSIVGPRIDLWGWHRLASIRTAEQIDRGFFSRLAVFAMRKPWLVIVPVVLMLLALILPFRHIEFGGLSERYLAADNSARVAQQDFDRLFPHFRTEPLKLVVVGANPQQLSDIRFEANHWSGRR; encoded by the coding sequence ATGACCGTCGACGACGAGCCGGTGCGCGGCGCGGTGGCCGCGGAGTTGACCCGGTTGCGCACCGAGCACCCCGACCGCATCCTCAAGATCGACTCGTATTGGGACGGCGCGCTGATGGGGCAGTTCGCCGACCCGTCGCGCACCCATGCCTTCGCCAGCATCGGTTTGCGGGGTGACGGCGGCACCGACACCGTCAACAACTATCTAGCGATCAAGAACGAATTCCATGCCGGGACAGCCGGTTCCGGGCCGGGCGGCACCACGGTGCAGCTGGCCGGATTGCAGCCGGTGGTCGAAGGCATCAACACCGGCATGCAGCGCGATATCGAACGCGCGGAGCTGATCGCGTTGCCGCTGGTGGCGATCCTGCTGTATTTCGTGTTCGGCGGTGTGGTGGGGGCGCTGCTGCCGGTGCTCATCGGCGGCATGACGATTTTGGGCAGTCAGGGCATCATGCGGCTGCTCACCAACCATCTGCAGGTCAACGTGTTCGCCTCGGCGGTGGTCACGTTGGTGAGCCTGGGGCTGGCCATCGATTACGGGCTGTTCGCGGTGACCCGGTTCCGGGAGGAGCTGGCCGCGGGGCGCAGCGTGGAGGAGGCGACCGCGCGCACCATCGCCACGGCCGGGCGCACGGTGCTGTTCTCGGCGGCGATCATCGCGGTCAGCCTGGGCGCGTTGTTCATCTATCCGAACGGGGTGCTGCGGTCGGTGCCGTTGGGCGGTATCTCCTCGGTGCTGCTGGCGGCGGTGCTGTCGGTGACGGCGCTGCCGGCGGTGTTGTCGATCGTGGGCCCGCGCATCGATTTGTGGGGCTGGCATCGGCTGGCCAGTATCCGCACCGCCGAGCAGATCGATCGCGGATTCTTCTCGCGGCTGGCGGTTTTCGCGATGCGCAAGCCGTGGCTGGTGATCGTGCCGGTGGTGTTGATGCTGCTGGCGTTGATCCTGCCGTTCCGCCACATCGAGTTCGGCGGGCTCAGCGAGCGGTATCTGGCGGCCGACAATTCGGCGCGGGTGGCGCAGCAGGACTTCGATCGGCTGTTCCCGCATTTCCGCACCGAACCGCTGAAACTGGTGGTGGTGGGCGCGAATCCGCAGCAGCTGTCCGACATCCGCTTCGAGGCCAACCATTGGTCGGGCCGCAGATGA
- a CDS encoding DUF5703 family protein gives MARASRSAHQSRTLPEGWEESSDEWEYVPLRLPPGITRVTATMRLSIHAEFGGWELSRVRAYTDGSRRVLLRRRKTTPLLSPTPEAVM, from the coding sequence ATGGCTCGGGCCTCACGATCGGCGCACCAATCGCGCACATTACCGGAAGGCTGGGAGGAATCCAGCGACGAATGGGAGTACGTGCCCCTGCGGCTGCCGCCCGGCATCACCAGGGTCACCGCCACCATGCGACTGTCCATTCACGCCGAATTCGGTGGCTGGGAACTGTCGCGAGTGCGCGCCTACACCGACGGCAGCCGCCGCGTGTTACTGCGCCGCCGCAAGACCACTCCCCTGCTATCCCCGACACCCGAGGCGGTGATGTAA
- a CDS encoding carbohydrate kinase family protein: MQVRRNAGLSEGLNAASEIDARILLQLTAVRRCAFVEGITPEAALPQTIRHLARRLSVTDRIVVDAELGLGLLQGNGPPGVDLAMHYGAVLSKRRISLAQHWRTLHEAFGAQDVPAAPSARAVRGGRYEVPAFEALAKLLTSLSDPYDGAPNAIVIIGDAVIDHVLEVEHFPQPGTSMWGEDSGSRPGGKGLNRAVALARLQLDARLLAAIGDDGEGREILDYLTREKVDTSLIKVEPSKRTPVTTVVAPADGDYSSIAIKKGRTRLTVSDLDLAPTRHAITGAAAVVLTFEQTDKVIEKVLEIVGAIKDSSAGPGSPRVIVNVSPPRPLTPYMREHMSAIDYLVGSSDDLAKLRLDLPGDAVAEALVNDGVGTVCQIDRSQCTFHRRGLDAIDVDRFGTAVSNVAGAASAFSSALTSRLVKKARPADAGDFVWATAAMATLIQRASGRHPVESVPDGIPSAQRIDAMVGLMPQSPDPE, encoded by the coding sequence ATGCAGGTCAGGAGGAATGCGGGTCTGAGCGAGGGGCTCAACGCCGCGAGCGAGATCGATGCCCGAATTCTGCTGCAGCTCACAGCCGTTCGCCGGTGTGCGTTCGTCGAGGGAATCACGCCGGAAGCCGCCCTACCCCAGACGATCCGCCACCTGGCTCGTCGGCTGTCGGTCACCGACCGCATCGTCGTCGATGCCGAACTGGGCTTGGGTCTGCTGCAAGGGAACGGACCGCCGGGTGTCGATCTGGCGATGCACTACGGCGCCGTGCTCTCCAAGCGACGCATCTCGTTAGCACAGCATTGGCGGACTCTGCACGAGGCCTTCGGCGCCCAGGATGTCCCGGCCGCGCCGTCGGCTCGGGCGGTTCGCGGTGGCAGATACGAGGTGCCCGCCTTTGAGGCGCTCGCGAAACTGCTGACCTCGCTGTCTGATCCGTACGACGGTGCGCCGAACGCGATCGTCATCATCGGCGACGCCGTCATCGATCACGTTCTCGAAGTCGAGCACTTCCCGCAGCCGGGAACCTCGATGTGGGGCGAAGACTCCGGCAGCCGCCCGGGCGGCAAGGGCTTGAATCGAGCCGTCGCACTGGCTCGCCTCCAGCTCGATGCCCGACTACTCGCGGCCATCGGCGACGACGGTGAGGGCCGGGAGATTCTCGACTATCTGACCCGCGAGAAGGTCGACACCAGCCTGATCAAGGTCGAACCGAGCAAGCGGACACCGGTGACGACCGTGGTGGCCCCGGCCGATGGCGACTACTCGTCGATCGCGATCAAGAAGGGGCGCACTCGGCTGACCGTCTCCGACCTCGATCTCGCCCCGACCCGGCACGCGATCACCGGTGCGGCGGCCGTGGTTCTAACCTTCGAACAGACCGACAAGGTGATCGAGAAGGTCCTGGAAATCGTTGGTGCGATCAAGGATTCGTCTGCGGGTCCCGGGTCTCCGCGGGTGATCGTGAATGTCAGCCCGCCACGCCCGCTCACGCCCTATATGCGCGAGCACATGTCGGCGATCGATTACCTGGTCGGTTCCTCCGACGATCTCGCAAAACTGCGTCTCGATCTCCCCGGCGATGCGGTCGCCGAGGCGCTGGTGAACGACGGAGTCGGCACGGTCTGCCAGATCGACCGATCGCAGTGCACCTTCCACCGCCGCGGTCTCGACGCCATAGACGTCGATCGATTCGGTACCGCGGTCTCGAATGTCGCCGGTGCCGCCTCGGCCTTCTCCTCGGCCTTGACCAGCCGACTGGTCAAGAAGGCTCGCCCGGCCGATGCCGGCGACTTCGTCTGGGCGACCGCGGCGATGGCGACGTTGATTCAACGGGCGTCCGGCCGGCATCCGGTCGAAAGCGTTCCCGATGGCATACCGTCCGCGCAGAGAATCGACGCGATGGTCGGTCTGATGCCGCAGTCACCGGATCCCGAGTAG